In Tripterygium wilfordii isolate XIE 37 chromosome 15, ASM1340144v1, whole genome shotgun sequence, one DNA window encodes the following:
- the LOC120016067 gene encoding pentatricopeptide repeat-containing protein At1g73400, mitochondrial-like, with amino-acid sequence MIHTSPVLIYLNTRRVFLFLSAVKNPLHISFCTAATAKPPLIGPLWSFNVAKIMVSRFWLTTTPCLNSLGLSNTSNSIIGLRSFCSEAASLDQSVDCGNTCLNVRVKSLDSHVSIVYATIMDNSHAYQNLEKSLDEIGVNLTTDLVVEVLRRLHFEEKIALRFFTWAGHQENYSHESRAYNEMIDILTSTKYKVKQFRIVCDMLDYLRRHDKNRVPIDVLLRILRQYCEKYLSHVQKFAKKKRIRVKTQPEINAFNFLLDALCKCSLVVDAEALFRRVRKKISPNANTYNILFFGWCRVRNPKRAMKVLDEMIQLGHTPDNFTYNTAIDTFCKAGMVMGAAELFEFMRTNGSTMSSPTAKTYAIMIVALVQNDKMEECFKLIGHMISSGCLPDVSTYKEMIEGICLAGKVEEAYKFLNEMGNKGYPPDIVTYNCFLKVLCDNKKSDEAHRLYVKMIEVGCVPSVQTYNMLISMFFEMGEPDRASETWHEMENRGCAPDVDTYCLMIDGLFGCDKVKDAGFLLEEVVNKGLKLPYRQYDSILMQLSVIGDLRAIHRLSEHMRKFYNPAMARRFALGQKRKSMSIRGK; translated from the coding sequence ATGATTCACACTTCTCCAGTCCTCATCTATTTGAATACGAGGCGAGTTTTTCTCTTTCTATCTGCTGTCAAAAACCCACTTCATATCTCATTTTGCACCGCAGCAACTGCAAAGCCTCCTCTCATTGGTCCATTATGGTCCTTCAATGTTGCAAAAATCATGGTGTCTAGATTTTGGTTAACAACTACTCCATGTTTGAATTCACTTGGATTATCAAATACCTCAAATTCAATCATTGGGTTGCGTTCGTTCTGTTCAGAAGCTGCCTCCTTGGACCAGTCAGTAGATTGTGGTAATACTTGTTTGAATGTTAGGGTTAAGAGTTTAGACAGCCATGTTTCTATTGTTTATGCCACTATAATGGATAACTCCCATGCTTATCAAAACTTGGAGAAATCCCTTGATGAGATTGGTGTGAATTTGACCACCGATTTGGTTGTCGAGGTTCTCCGTAGACTTCATTTTGAGGAGAAAATAGCTCTTAGGTTCTTTACGTGGGCGGGGCATCAAGAAAATTATTCCCATGAGTCTAGGGCATATAACGAGATGATTGATATATTGACTAGTACCAAATACAAGGTGAAGCAGTTTCGGATAGTTTGTGATATGCTGGATTACTTGAGAAGGCACGACAAGAATAGAGTTCCTATTGATGTTTTGTTAAGGATTTTAAGGCAGTACTGTGAGAAGTATCTTTCTCATGTTCAGAAGTTTGCTAAGAAAAAGAGGATAAGGGTGAAAACACAGCCGGAGATCAATGCATTTAATTTCTTGTTGGATGCATTGTGCAAATGCAGCCTGGTTGTGGATGCTGAAGCTTTGTTTAGGAGGGTGAGAAAAAAGATCAGCCCCAATGCTAATACATACAACATACTGTTTTTTGGTTGGTGCAGAGTTAGAAATCCAAAAAGAGCAATGAAGGTTTTAGATGAAATGATTCAATTAGGTCATACCCCTGATAATTTTACATATAATACTGCCATTGACACCTTTTGTAAGGCAGGGATGGTGATGGGGGCAGCTGAACTTTTTGAATTCATGAGGACCAATGGATCTACCATGTCTTCACCCACTGCAAAAACTTATGCAATTATGATTGTTGCTTTAGTCCAGAATGATAAGATGGAGGAATGTTTTAAGCTCATAGGGCATATGATAAGCAGCGGTTGCCTTCCTGATGTTTCTACATACAAAGAAATGATCGAAGGAATATGCTTGGCAGGAAAGGTTGAGGAAGCTTACAAGTTTTTGAACGAGATGGGAAACAAGGGATATCCTCCTGATATAGTAACCTATAACTGTTTCCTCAAGGTCCTTTGTGACAACAAAAAGAGTGATGAAGCCCATAGGCTTTATGTGAAGATGATTGAGGTTGGGTGCGTGCCTAGTGTACAGACATACAACATgctaatttcaatgttttttgaGATGGGCGAGCCTGATAGGGcatctgaaacgtggcacgagatGGAAAATAGGGGTTGTGCCCCGGACGTTGATACTTATTGTCTGATGATTGATGGGCTTTTTGGTTGTGACAAAGTCAAAGATGCTGGTTTTCTTCTAGAAGAAGTTGTGAACAAGGGATTGAAATTGCCATACAGGCAGTATGATTCCATTCTGATGCAGCTTTCAGTTATCGGAGATCTCCGAGCCATCCACAGGCTTTCAGAGCATATGAGGAAGTTCTATAATCCTGCTATGGCTAGACGTTTTGCATTGGGTCAGAAGCGGAAAAGCATGAGCATAAGAGGGAAGTAA
- the LOC120016274 gene encoding DNA polymerase epsilon subunit B isoform X2 — MSGAVRKKVQRKFKMRGYSLKVDALDEVLSFVSRFEGAEDEAIDLLLDQLLHESPEGAVEESESMVSSSSAIRVTDAFLVPKFRYDPIKKQYYEHTGSLPIHGAASAKAALYRDRFLLLFQRVSRDPHFAKPAFDTEMSHYGSCEIASIQSLIGQTGRRWVMGVISQLEDGHFYLEDLTAAMEINLSKAKITTGFFSENTIVVAEGEMLLEGIFQVTTCGFPPLEEREKSMKLLQGHDLFGSGILTKEDTLRLAELEKRAVNDMFVILSDIWLDNDEVMAKLETILDGFENVEVTPSLFVFMGNFCSHPCNLSFHDFSSLRLQFGKLGKVIGAHPRLKEHSRFLFIPGPDDAGPSTVLPRCALPKYLTEELQKHIPNAIFSSNPCRIKFYTQEIVFFRQDLLYRMRRSCLIPPSTEETNDPFEHLVATITHQSHLCPLPLTVQPIIWNYDHCLHLYPTPHTIVLGDKSEQKAFKYTGITCFNPGSFSNDSTFVAYRPCTQEVEFSAL; from the exons ATGAGTGGCGCAGTGAGGAAGAAGGTGCAGAGGAAGTTCAAGATGAGAGGCTACTCTCTCAAAGTGGACGCCCTCGATGAGGTCCTCTCCTTCGTCAGTCGCTTCGAAGGCGCCGAAGATGAGGCAATCGACCTCCTCCTCGACCAGCTCCTCCATGAGTCAC CTGAAGGTGCTGTTGAGGAAAGTGAATCCATGGTATCAAGTAGCTCTGCAATTCGCGTAACTGATGCGTTTTTGGTCCCAAAATTCCGTTACGATCCCATCAAGAAGCAATACTACGA GCATACAGGAAGCCTACCTATCCATGGCGCTGCATCTGCAAAAGCAGCTTTATACAGGGATAGGTTTCTGTTGCTGTTCCAGAGAGTGTCTCGCGATCCACATTTTGCTAAACCTGCTTTTGATACTGAAATGTCACATTATGGAAGTTGTGAG ATAGCTTCGATTCAATCTCTAATTGGGCAAACAGGGAGAAGATGGGTCATGGGAGTTATATCCCAGTTAGAAGATGGGCACTTCTACTTGGAAGATCTTACTGCTGCCATGGAAATTAACTTGTCCAAAGCA AAGATAACTACCGGATTCTTTTCAGAAAACACAATAGTTGTGGCTGAAGGTGAGATGCTTTTGGAGGGTATTTTTCAG GTAACTACGTGTGGATTTCCTCcgttagaggagagagaaaagtctATGAAGTTACTTCAAGGGCATGACCTTTTCGGTAGTGGTATATTGACAAAAGAGGATACT CTTAGACTTGCAGAATTGGAAAAGAGAGCCGTTAATGATATGTTTGTTATACTCTCTGACATTTGGCTGGACAATGATGAG GTCATGGCAAAGCTGGAAACTATACTTGATGGTTTTGAGAATGTAGAAGTAACTCCATCCTTATTTGTTTTCATGGGGAACTTTTGCTCCCACCCGTGTAACCTTTCCTTCCATGATTTCTCAAGTCTAAG ACTGCAGTTTGGCAAGTTAGGGAAAGTTATCGGAGCCCATCCTAGGCTAAAAGAGCATAGTCGGTTTCTGTTTATACCAGGTCCTGATGATGCAG GTCCCTCCACAGTCCTACCCAGGTGTGCTTTACCAAAATATTTAACTGAAGAGCTTCAGAAGCATATCCCAAATGCAATATTTTCAAGTAATCCTTGCAG AATCAAATTCTACACCCAAGAAATCGTATTTTTCCGCCAAGATCTGCTGTATAGGATGCGTCGATCATGCCTGATACCTCCATCTACCGAAGAAACCAATGATCCTTTTGAGCAT CTTGTTGCTACAATAACCCATCAAAGTCATCTCTGCCCGCTCCCTCTCACTGTACAGCCAATAATTTGGAACTATGATCATTGTCTCCATCTCTATCCTACTCCACACACG ATAGTTTTAGGAGACAAAAGTGAGCAGAAGGCTTTCAAATACACAGGAATCACTTGTTTTAACCCTGGATCCTTCTCAAATGACAGCACTTTTGTAGCTTATCGTCCTTGCACACAGGAAGTTGAGTTTTCAGCCCTGTGA
- the LOC120016274 gene encoding DNA polymerase epsilon subunit B isoform X1, translating to MSGAVRKKVQRKFKMRGYSLKVDALDEVLSFVSRFEGAEDEAIDLLLDQLLHESLKSSIIDKEAMHRVISLLLEAEGAVEESESMVSSSSAIRVTDAFLVPKFRYDPIKKQYYEHTGSLPIHGAASAKAALYRDRFLLLFQRVSRDPHFAKPAFDTEMSHYGSCEIASIQSLIGQTGRRWVMGVISQLEDGHFYLEDLTAAMEINLSKAKITTGFFSENTIVVAEGEMLLEGIFQVTTCGFPPLEEREKSMKLLQGHDLFGSGILTKEDTLRLAELEKRAVNDMFVILSDIWLDNDEVMAKLETILDGFENVEVTPSLFVFMGNFCSHPCNLSFHDFSSLRLQFGKLGKVIGAHPRLKEHSRFLFIPGPDDAGPSTVLPRCALPKYLTEELQKHIPNAIFSSNPCRIKFYTQEIVFFRQDLLYRMRRSCLIPPSTEETNDPFEHLVATITHQSHLCPLPLTVQPIIWNYDHCLHLYPTPHTIVLGDKSEQKAFKYTGITCFNPGSFSNDSTFVAYRPCTQEVEFSAL from the exons ATGAGTGGCGCAGTGAGGAAGAAGGTGCAGAGGAAGTTCAAGATGAGAGGCTACTCTCTCAAAGTGGACGCCCTCGATGAGGTCCTCTCCTTCGTCAGTCGCTTCGAAGGCGCCGAAGATGAGGCAATCGACCTCCTCCTCGACCAGCTCCTCCATGAGTCAC TTAAATCTTCGATTATTGATAAGGAGGCAATGCATAGGGTAATCAGTCTTTTGTTAGAAGCTGAAGGTGCTGTTGAGGAAAGTGAATCCATGGTATCAAGTAGCTCTGCAATTCGCGTAACTGATGCGTTTTTGGTCCCAAAATTCCGTTACGATCCCATCAAGAAGCAATACTACGA GCATACAGGAAGCCTACCTATCCATGGCGCTGCATCTGCAAAAGCAGCTTTATACAGGGATAGGTTTCTGTTGCTGTTCCAGAGAGTGTCTCGCGATCCACATTTTGCTAAACCTGCTTTTGATACTGAAATGTCACATTATGGAAGTTGTGAG ATAGCTTCGATTCAATCTCTAATTGGGCAAACAGGGAGAAGATGGGTCATGGGAGTTATATCCCAGTTAGAAGATGGGCACTTCTACTTGGAAGATCTTACTGCTGCCATGGAAATTAACTTGTCCAAAGCA AAGATAACTACCGGATTCTTTTCAGAAAACACAATAGTTGTGGCTGAAGGTGAGATGCTTTTGGAGGGTATTTTTCAG GTAACTACGTGTGGATTTCCTCcgttagaggagagagaaaagtctATGAAGTTACTTCAAGGGCATGACCTTTTCGGTAGTGGTATATTGACAAAAGAGGATACT CTTAGACTTGCAGAATTGGAAAAGAGAGCCGTTAATGATATGTTTGTTATACTCTCTGACATTTGGCTGGACAATGATGAG GTCATGGCAAAGCTGGAAACTATACTTGATGGTTTTGAGAATGTAGAAGTAACTCCATCCTTATTTGTTTTCATGGGGAACTTTTGCTCCCACCCGTGTAACCTTTCCTTCCATGATTTCTCAAGTCTAAG ACTGCAGTTTGGCAAGTTAGGGAAAGTTATCGGAGCCCATCCTAGGCTAAAAGAGCATAGTCGGTTTCTGTTTATACCAGGTCCTGATGATGCAG GTCCCTCCACAGTCCTACCCAGGTGTGCTTTACCAAAATATTTAACTGAAGAGCTTCAGAAGCATATCCCAAATGCAATATTTTCAAGTAATCCTTGCAG AATCAAATTCTACACCCAAGAAATCGTATTTTTCCGCCAAGATCTGCTGTATAGGATGCGTCGATCATGCCTGATACCTCCATCTACCGAAGAAACCAATGATCCTTTTGAGCAT CTTGTTGCTACAATAACCCATCAAAGTCATCTCTGCCCGCTCCCTCTCACTGTACAGCCAATAATTTGGAACTATGATCATTGTCTCCATCTCTATCCTACTCCACACACG ATAGTTTTAGGAGACAAAAGTGAGCAGAAGGCTTTCAAATACACAGGAATCACTTGTTTTAACCCTGGATCCTTCTCAAATGACAGCACTTTTGTAGCTTATCGTCCTTGCACACAGGAAGTTGAGTTTTCAGCCCTGTGA
- the LOC120016274 gene encoding DNA polymerase epsilon subunit B isoform X3 has protein sequence MSGAVRKKVQRKFKMRGYSLKVDALDEVLSFVSRFEGAEDEAIDLLLDQLLHESLKSSIIDKEAMHRVISLLLEAEGAVEESESMVSSSSAIRVTDAFLVPKFRYDPIKKQYYEHTGSLPIHGAASAKAALYRDRFLLLFQRVSRDPHFAKPAFDTEMSHYGSCEIASIQSLIGQTGRRWVMGVISQLEDGHFYLEDLTAAMEINLSKAKITTGFFSENTIVVAEGEMLLEGIFQVTTCGFPPLEEREKSMKLLQGHDLFGSGILTKEDTLRLAELEKRAVNDMFVILSDIWLDNDEVMAKLETILDGFENVEVTPSLFVFMGNFCSHPCNLSFHDFSSLRLQFGKLGKVIGAHPRLKEHSRFLFIPGPDDAGPSTVLPRCALPKYLTEELQKHIPNAIFSKSNSTPKKSYFSAKICCIGCVDHA, from the exons ATGAGTGGCGCAGTGAGGAAGAAGGTGCAGAGGAAGTTCAAGATGAGAGGCTACTCTCTCAAAGTGGACGCCCTCGATGAGGTCCTCTCCTTCGTCAGTCGCTTCGAAGGCGCCGAAGATGAGGCAATCGACCTCCTCCTCGACCAGCTCCTCCATGAGTCAC TTAAATCTTCGATTATTGATAAGGAGGCAATGCATAGGGTAATCAGTCTTTTGTTAGAAGCTGAAGGTGCTGTTGAGGAAAGTGAATCCATGGTATCAAGTAGCTCTGCAATTCGCGTAACTGATGCGTTTTTGGTCCCAAAATTCCGTTACGATCCCATCAAGAAGCAATACTACGA GCATACAGGAAGCCTACCTATCCATGGCGCTGCATCTGCAAAAGCAGCTTTATACAGGGATAGGTTTCTGTTGCTGTTCCAGAGAGTGTCTCGCGATCCACATTTTGCTAAACCTGCTTTTGATACTGAAATGTCACATTATGGAAGTTGTGAG ATAGCTTCGATTCAATCTCTAATTGGGCAAACAGGGAGAAGATGGGTCATGGGAGTTATATCCCAGTTAGAAGATGGGCACTTCTACTTGGAAGATCTTACTGCTGCCATGGAAATTAACTTGTCCAAAGCA AAGATAACTACCGGATTCTTTTCAGAAAACACAATAGTTGTGGCTGAAGGTGAGATGCTTTTGGAGGGTATTTTTCAG GTAACTACGTGTGGATTTCCTCcgttagaggagagagaaaagtctATGAAGTTACTTCAAGGGCATGACCTTTTCGGTAGTGGTATATTGACAAAAGAGGATACT CTTAGACTTGCAGAATTGGAAAAGAGAGCCGTTAATGATATGTTTGTTATACTCTCTGACATTTGGCTGGACAATGATGAG GTCATGGCAAAGCTGGAAACTATACTTGATGGTTTTGAGAATGTAGAAGTAACTCCATCCTTATTTGTTTTCATGGGGAACTTTTGCTCCCACCCGTGTAACCTTTCCTTCCATGATTTCTCAAGTCTAAG ACTGCAGTTTGGCAAGTTAGGGAAAGTTATCGGAGCCCATCCTAGGCTAAAAGAGCATAGTCGGTTTCTGTTTATACCAGGTCCTGATGATGCAG GTCCCTCCACAGTCCTACCCAGGTGTGCTTTACCAAAATATTTAACTGAAGAGCTTCAGAAGCATATCCCAAATGCAATATTTTCAA AATCAAATTCTACACCCAAGAAATCGTATTTTTCCGCCAAGATCTGCTGTATAGGATGCGTCGATCATGCCTGA